The stretch of DNA GACACGTTCAGGGCGTGGACCGCGGTGACGGTCACCCCGAAGAGGGCCTCGATGGCCCGCTTGATCTCGATTTTGTTGGCCCGCCGGTCCACCTCGAAGACGTACTTGTTCTGCCCGCGGAGCGCCGTCCCCTTCTCCGTGACCCGTGCCCGGCGGATGATCCGGTGCGGGTCCATCACTGCCAGGC from Candidatus Methylomirabilis sp. encodes:
- the rplW gene encoding 50S ribosomal protein L23; this translates as MDPHRIIRRARVTEKGTALRGQNKYVFEVDRRANKIEIKRAIEALFGVTVTAVHALNVSGKAKRVGRFQGRTSDWKKAIATLKEGQTIEFFEGT